One part of the Candidatus Cloacimonadota bacterium genome encodes these proteins:
- a CDS encoding chemotaxis protein CheB — protein sequence MKKKIYITHDSVVECRFALCFALTKVGAGQSRSSILGTSAGGLQALIKILPALRKNFYLPLLIVQHLHKSQDH from the coding sequence ATGAAAAAGAAAATTTATATTACACATGACAGTGTTGTAGAATGTCGGTTTGCTCTTTGTTTTGCCCTTACAAAGGTCGGTGCGGGACAAAGTAGAAGCAGTATTCTCGGAACATCCGCAGGTGGGCTGCAGGCTTTGATTAAAATTCTCCCCGCTTTGAGAAAAAATTTCTATCTTCCTTTGTTAATTGTGCAGCATCTTCATAAATCGCAAGATCATTGA